The Bacteriovorax sp. PP10 nucleotide sequence TTTTTTAAAAAGGCACAGTTTTTTTCTCATCCACCGCCACCAGAGAAAATATTATCTAAGGAAGTACGTCATGATGGGTAAACATTCATTTAAAACAAAATTATTTTTAAAGATTATGGACCAGATCCAGGTCGGACACTTTGCTTTGGTTATGCCTGATGGTGAAAAGAGAGACTATCACGGAAAAATACCAGGCAGGCGAGGAGAATTAATTATTCATGACTATGCGGCCATTTCTAAAATTGTGGCAAGTGGAGATATCGGTCTAGCAGAAGCTTATCGCGATGGCATGATTGATTCACCGGATATGACGGCATTACTGCTTCTGTGTATTGAAAATCAGAGTGCACTGGAGGCCGTATTCAGAGGAAATTTCTTCGGGATGATTTATTATCGTCTTCGCCATCTTTTTAGAGGAAATTCAAGAAAGGGGAGTAAGAAAAATATTGAAGCTCACTACGATCTTGGAAATAGTTTTTATAAATTATGGCTCGATCCAACTATGACTTATTCTGCGGCGATTTTTAAACACGCAGATGAGTCTCTTGAAGAAGCTCAGAGAAATAAATACCAAAGAATCATTGATACGCTCAAACCTAAGAGTACGGACCATATTCTCGAAGTAGGTTGTGGATGGGGAGCATTTGCGACAATGGCCGCATTTCAGACGGGGTGCAAGGTAACTTGCCTCACACTGTCACAAGAGCAGTACCAATATGCCACAGACCTAGTACGTAAAATGGGGCTAGATACTCA carries:
- a CDS encoding cyclopropane-fatty-acyl-phospholipid synthase family protein codes for the protein MMGKHSFKTKLFLKIMDQIQVGHFALVMPDGEKRDYHGKIPGRRGELIIHDYAAISKIVASGDIGLAEAYRDGMIDSPDMTALLLLCIENQSALEAVFRGNFFGMIYYRLRHLFRGNSRKGSKKNIEAHYDLGNSFYKLWLDPTMTYSAAIFKHADESLEEAQRNKYQRIIDTLKPKSTDHILEVGCGWGAFATMAAFQTGCKVTCLTLSQEQYQYATDLVRKMGLDTQVTIKICDYRDEIGTYDHIVSIEMIEAVGEEYWEQYFDMIEAKLRPGGKAMLQSIYIVDDLFDNYRKSTDFIQQYIFPGGMVLAPQVFEKYSVKNNLEIKDFYKFGLDYAQTLNLWRKEFKEKYEQVKQIGFDDAFLKIWDFYYIYCEAGFLSRRIDVAQIVLEKR